The nucleotide window TTAAGTAAGCCAATAGACCTGTCAAGGGTGCATTGACGTACGTGGCGGGTTTAGATTGGTTCGACCAAGGTCTGTAGTCCAAAAAATCGGATCCACCGTTTGGCCCACCGACGAGGGCTCCGACAAGCAAGTTGGGGTTGTAAGCGATGGTGACGTAGTGCAGCGTCCCGTCCTTGCAAAGATGCGCTGTGGGTGTTGGTCCATAGAGAGAAGAGAGGCACCTCTGTGGTGGATTCTCTGAGGTAACTTTTTGCCGTAGCCCACCATGTCCGACATTTTGAGTGGGTTATTTCCGAGGATGTAGGCCAACTATAGCACCAAATAAATTACTCCAATTTAGACCAAAATAGCTATCGATCTAAGAAAAAGATTTCCTTTCTTGATGTCTATGCTAACCAAGCATGAGTTTTTGGTTTTGACCAATGCTTCTTTGCGATAGGAGAATAAAGTGTATAGTAGCTTATAAGAAAAGTTACAAAGGttctaaaaaatataaagattgaaGGACGATTTTCCTTACAAATCCCTCTTTGTGTGCTTTTCTCTTAAGATACCtcccatattttatttttagttttgatTTTTTTCTCTAATATCTTAAATGCCCTTCGTGATCGCCTCTATCTTGTCGTGAGGCTCTATCACCTCCATATGGCCATCTTTGCCctgctttctcttctcttcttttttcttcaaactctgtctattcttcaagtctcttCTCTTTGTGCTTGGTCATATAGAGACGATGAGATCTCATGAAGAGGTGAAAGTGGTAGGGGCTCACGAAAGAGAAATAGGCCCTTACAATGGGATGAAAGTGATCACGTAGAGGCGATGTGGCCTTACGATAGAGGTGACGGGTGTTGAGAGAGATATTGAGGGTATTAGAGGGAAAAAAGACACCAAATGGAAAATCTAAAAACCTGGGGTATCTTCCGGGGAAAGCTCAAGAAGAGTTTGTTTTTAGGGAATCACTCAAGACTAAACAACACAATTCAAAAAGCTTAGGCCAATGAGGTCTTGGTAAAACTCATTATATATTATGGATTCTTATAATCCATATTaagattttcataaaaaatagaTACTCAAGTTAGATTTATATGATTACAATATTCTGAATGGTTAATTGGACGTAGAAAATTAGCAGAGTGAAATATATAGATATACCATGTGTTGTCGATCTTAGATGACACCAAATGAATTTTTGTAGTACTTGTGTTTAATCAACACACTtatattatattaagatatttGTTGATTAAATTTGGGATTGATACAGCAATACGACACATTTGAATCTTTCCAACAAGAtcttagtaaaaaaatatatactcaaaTTAGATTTGAATGGATATATAATTCAGATGGTTCAATGAGTTTAGTGAAATATGTAGTTAGACTATCTGTTGAATTTGTTAGATGACACTTGATGAGTATTTtttatctgacaatgaggtatcatcaatcatctagtattccgtaagtgaatcaatcagtgaactcattcttcaatgagcacttgcactgtatcgctagtgtccccacataagcaattATGAGATCAGTCGTTTCCATCGTATGAACTAGTATACAACATACtaatctatctagttatctcgatgtctctttcgagtaacttatgatcgggtttatttatggtttgtgtttaaagatgaatcagttttattatcataatctcatcatgattcgattttcatttcatagatccatgaacattataatatatgcaatatgcaagataaaataataaaatatcaataaataataataagtaaaaagtgtCTGTCGTGTCACACGTGTCATGACTCACGTGATTGTTTAGCAGGACACCTATGATGAGCACCAACTTCAATCCAAGTTGCTTTGCATCTCGATCTGTTTGAAGTTATGCGTGGCTCGTGTCCATCAATGCATGAGTTGCCTTCCCGTTCACTTTGATGTCTATGAACACTAGTATGTTGTTATGTGCCTTTGCCTCTTTCGACGTTGCCTTGGACTGCTTCTCCACTTGACCTCACAATGCATTCGACAATTGCATCACTCTAATGTGAGATCCTTATAGTGAACCTTCTTAGAAGCTTTCCACCACacaaaaaatatttgttttacgATGGTCCCTCTGGATCCATGTGCAGTCGGagcacctttattcttcaaatccttcctatttataagCTATCAAAGATCCCTTCTCCGATGAGTGTTTTTTCTCTATCATCTTTGCAGACAAATCTGCGAATCATTTTGCCTTGGTGATTGCATGTGCTAGCTCACGAACATTTTAACAATACAACTCCTGTTGAGCCTATGGTTTCATACCATTGAGGAAGCAAAAAAAATTGTCTTTCTTGGACATACCTTGGATGTCTAGTATCAATATACAAAATTATTTCACATGTTTTCGAAGAGTCAAGATTTGGTGAAATTGTCACAAGTTTCGCCATGCAAGGAACATTGCATTCTCTAACATGAATTGAGTTTATAATTCCCTCTTCAAGGCTTCCCAATATTTCTTCCCACCATGTGCACCACCATAGTTTTGCATGACGGATGAGATACATCATTACTAACGACaccttggaagtttttgatttggGTTGGGTCTCTTTGAAGTATTATTCCAATTCGAAGAGAGTTTTCTAACTCCTTGTTATCTCGAGCACCCTTGTAGCTTTGCAGTTCAGGAGCCCTTAATCTCGATGAGAGATGGTTGCGAGAAACTCCACTCGCATGCGTAACTCGCATGAGTACCAACACTTGAGCTGTGAAGTCCCTTATTTGCCCTTGTATGTATTGCATAGACTCTCTTATGTCGTTTGTCAACCTTTCGACTCTGATCTCCAACTGATCTAATCAAGGTTCCAATCCTGTTTGCATGGATTCTATCATCTCAAGAAGCTCCCTACTTTTGTAGAGATCCAACAACTTCAATTGACAAGGTTGAGCCACAGCTCCAACCCGACCACTCTTTCTTTAGTGCCTCTATGTAATTCACGTTGCCAACTTTTGCCACTTCTGCATGAGAGAACTTTTGCACCGTGGAAACACCGTTGCAAATGTCATGCACCTCCTGAACGTCTTTGCTAGTTTTTGTGCAGAGTAGTTGTTTATTTCTCTAGAATGACCACACGTTATTGTTGCCCATACTATACAGTAATGCTAGTTTTGCCACACTATTGTGACATGATAATTCAATGTTTACATTacccgctttgataccattttATCACATTCTTAGCTAGGATTGGTTAATATGTGTAGCACCCAAACAATACATGTTCGTAAGGGTTAATCTAGACCTTAATCTCGTGCAAGGTTATCAAATCTTGACTCAATTATATTTAGGCATGCTTAGATTAGGTTTATATCAATCAAACAAGGATGTTTTATCAACAAACAGATGTATAAAGGGGACAAGGCATCATTATTATGTCATGCATTCGATCTTTACATGCATCTTATAATATATTCTCTTTAACTTGGAACGTATGATAGTGGCTTTCGACAAAGGAAGTTATGTACAAAGGAATCATCTATATCTGCTGAAGTAAGCCAATAGACCCACGAAGGGCGCATTGACGTACGTGGCAGGTTCGGATTGGTTCGACCATGGTCTGTAGTCCAAATAGTTATCTGTTCCATCATTTGGTCCACCGGCGATGGCTCCGACAAGCAAGTTGGGGTTGGGGGCGTTGGTGACGTAGTACGGTGTCCCGTCCTTGCAATAGAGGTGCTGTGGGTGTTGGTCAACAGAGGGAACAGAGGCAGCTCTGTGGTGGATTCTCTGAGGAAACTTGTTGCCGTAGCCCACCATGTACGACATATGTAGTGGGTTATCTCCGAGGATGTAGTCCACCTGCAATGACAAATACATTAGCCCACTAATTTAGATCGATAGTTAACAGCTATAGATCTAAGAAAAAGGTTGCCTTTTGGTGATGCCAAAGCTGACCACGCATATGAGTGCTTGGTTTTGACCACTGCTTATTTTGCGATCGGAGAACGAGGTATATATCAGTTTATAAGTGACCTCATGGCAAAGGTGACAGATGCAATAGACGACGGGTGGTGGAAGGGGTATTTAGGATACTAAGGAAAAAAAGTAACCGAACTCAAAAACTAAGAACTAAGGATAGTTTTCAGAACAAAGCTCATAAAGAGAGTTCTTTTAGAAAAATCGTCTAATGTGTTGTCCCTCTTAGATGACACCAATGAATTAGTACTTTTGTTTAATCAACACACTtatattatattaagatatttGGTAATCAAATCTGGGATTGATATAGCAATGCCACACGCTTGAATCTTTCCAACAAGATCTTAGTAAAAAAATAGATACTCAAAATTAGTTTTGAATGGATATATAATCCAGAAGGTTAAATGAGTTCAGTTGAAATATATAGATAGACTGTCTGTTGTCGTCGTTAGATGGCACTTGATGAGTTTTTTCTAATTCATTATGATATTTGTTGATCAAATTTGGGATTGATATTGATAGCCAGATTGAAGAACAACACAATCTGGATTGATATTTAGCATGCATTGCCTGTAGAGAACAAAGAACAAAGAACAGAGATACGCATATACCTGACTTCTGGCGAGATCTATAAGCGCTGAGGGGGGAAATTGGGAGTTACCACACGTAACAGTTCCTTTGACATTACTGAGATGCCGACCATAAACGAGGAGAAGAAATGAGACAGCTGTGACGGCCTGCGTGTTGGCCATCGACGCCCTGTGTATGAGACCGCCTGCACACTTTGCTTGGGTTATTACTTCTGCTCTAAACAGGGATTTTGCACTAATACATGTGCATTTTCTTCATCAATTAGACGTCTCCTGTACTAATATTAGATTGTTTGATTTCTTTAATTATTAACTAtaatgtgtttatatatatataatcttctcGAGAAGTGCATCTTTATGCTgttgaattaaatggaatcatgaAGATTTGGTTTGCGGGAGAGATGCAGACCTGGAGTATATTCGGTGGACTTGTAGGGAGACTGTGGCAGCAGTGAACATGCAAAGTTCTGGGCGTATTTACTGTAGTCATCATCAGTCTGCAACAAAAGATTTAATTATTGTAGTgtcccaaaaaaaataaaataattattctcTCTTCATTACTAATTTAACCATTTCATAGCTATGCATTATGTTAAGTTAAACGTCCTAATGCAACCCCAATATTCACCAAAAACTTTCTCGGAGTTGTCTATCAAATAACCCCTAATTTAACCCAATACTCACAAAACCCTTTCTCTTATTATGAAATAGTCATAATTACCAGTTGAGTGTTTGTCATTCTCGATCACTACACGCTTGCAATTATCTCAAATCGAGTAAAACAATCGTCGAAAGCTCTCTAAATTTTTACTGATCCTATTGCTTCTCAACTTCCATGATCATGCATTATATTCTGTGTGTTCCTAATAATTGGTTGGATTCCTAAATGCTAAACCTTCTGCATCAGTAGGAGGAGGATGTAGTTTCCCGCATCCTTATTGTCCCATGAGAACTGCGAGTCGTAGCCATTAACACGAGGCTTCGCCTGCGTCTGGATCTTGCGAATGCCATGGATGATATGCTTCGTGTAATCTGAGCTGTTGGTAGCTCTGTTTAACCATGCAGCTCCCCACACCAGCTCATCCTGAGAACCAGTAGAGTTGACAGTGTCAGATCTCCAAACCCTAACGCAATTACTACCAAGCCTTTTGGAGATAGCAAACCTCATAGCCACTGAAATCACAGTAGAACGGGCACACCCATTGGCCTATGCTATTGGCATATGAACCCTGGTATCTGTAAGCGAAATCGTAGACCTGCACCAAGAACACTCGTATAAATCTGCAGTCAAACATCTCTAAAACCAAGATTGATTGTGTCACCTGTTTTGCTCTCGACAGCAGCGTGTTGGCATAGGCAGGATCGGAGGATCTGAAAGCGATGGAGGCAGCCGCCAGTGCAGCGGCGGTCTCGCCGGCGACCTCGGAGCCTGGGTGGGTATCGTTCACTTGGAAGGATGGGCGAGGAGTGTCCATGTCCTCGGGCCTCTGCCAGCAGCTGTGATCACTGTAGGGTTCGCCTGATTGGACGAAGATCCTGTTGGGTTTGGTGGTGGCTTTCAGCAAGTAGTCCGTAAGCCACCGCAAAGCCTCATGAGCGTGGAACAGCTCCGGACCCAACTCGGCCGAGAACTCGACGATGCTCCACGCCAACACGGTGCCGGTGAACGCCAAGGGGAAGCCAAACTTCACATTATCGCCGGCATCATAGTACCCGCCCACCAGATCAACCTGTCATCAAGGCAAATGCATCCCTTACACTGTGAAGGAGAACGAGTCGAAGAGAAAGGACGTAAGCACAAGAGATGTGGTGGTTCATGCAACGCTGCATCCATACACCGGCATCTTGCCCATCTTTTAGGCCGGAGTCCTTCCTCCAGGTGACTCTTTGCGTGGGTGGGAGCTTCCCGGATCTCTGACCTTCATAGAACAGCAAACACTTTCTCAGTGCATCTGCGTAGTTCGGGGGCGGCCTGCTTCCTGCAACCGCAGATGGCATCATCCACGCCGCCATCGATGCCACCAACATCAACAACGCAAGACAAAACCTAACTCTCGTCCCCGCCATCTCACCGACCGATCGAGTTTCTACTGCACTATGCAGGCTTCCGACTTAATTAGGAAGCGAAGAACACAACCAGGGGAGATAGATAATGGCGCAATCTTCGGCATCGGATCATCAAATATACAAACCGACGCATTACTGCAACGGTAAGATTACTACATTTGGAAAGTCTTCACTAGATTCACCAATACTCCACGTGTGCCAAAAAAGAGAGGCATACTAGATTTTGGTTCTTGACTTCTCATTGGATACGTGCATATTTGTCGGTCCAATTTGGAATCAAGTGGTGATTACGGTAATTGCACATAATATGGCGGCCATTGAACACACTTGCCCACCGTAAACCTGACAAAAATATAATTGCCTCTCGATGAGATGGGATCGGTCTCTTAGAAAATCGATTCATGATCACTGGTATCATCGTAGATATCAAACTCCTTATTATAACATTTGGACCTCatgcaattttttttcctttttaacctAAACCCAGAGGTGTGTGGTGGCCACGAAAAGTGTTGAAAAAACTACAGCAATATGGTTCAAAAAAGGaggaaaagattaaaaaataaaagaagaaaaggaaaaaagacaaGACAACacagagattgttctcaatcatccagacAATATTCTTAGATCAGATTTATAGTGGACTTTTACTGTGATCATTTGCAAAGATTTTGAATATTATGCATAGTGACATAATTCTTATATTCCAATTATTCTTCTGTGACTGTTGCTTGGATTTTAGATAAGAGAttatgagatttatatatttattatttttatagtggattttctctagtttgccccatgatttttacccttcttgTTAGAGGAGTTTTCCATGTAAATTTTGGTGtcctattttattatgatttttgtTTAATTCCACGATACCTTACGACCTACttgtatttgtttatatacaaaattTCTCTTTTTATCTCATCTGAATATGATCAATGTTGGCCACCCAACTCGAATCTAAAATAAAATCCTTAGTAGAATATCTAATTTGACCAGAAACTTTGTTTGGAATGACAAATTTCCTAACAAACATCTTATTATTAATTGGCACACCACCAAGACCCAAAGATCATGGAGAGCTTGATATTAAAGAATTTGTcataattaaaaatatgatatatgTGCTCAAAGACTAATTTCGATCATCAATAATGAGTATAAACTTTGGATCAAAATTTTTATTGATTGTGCAATTTTCAACCTTTCTCATTGCTAAAATATCTAAAATTGCTTGTGCAATTTTCAACCTTTCTCATTGCTTCAAAGGGAATTTTAGACGACTGATCAATTGCTTGTTAAGAGGACTCTTGGCTTgacaacgtcttcttctccaaatgacACTCCATCATCAACGTTGACATCATGCAACAACACTCTCGGGTGGTCGACATCATATTTAACGGCTCTCGGTGCGACTCTTTTCTGTATTTGTTATTTCATTGTTGTTCTCTGGTTGACATAATGCGAGTTAGTCATCTTCCTCAGCAGTTTAATGGTGACACTTGAGTTTGGACATTCAGCCCATATAGAAGCACTTCGATGAATAGTATCTACAATTGCTTAGTTAAAGGAATGAACCCTCATGAGAGAGCTGACAGGGTTGTCCCCACAAGGGAACAAAGCTACTTTGATAACATCATACTTGTGTCGATCAACCAAGAATTAGGTTTTCGGGCCACTTTGATGATCATAAACAAGTACCTATAGTAAGGGAACAAAGCTACATTGTTATTTCATGCATCTAATCATCGACTGATGCTTACATTATCGTTTAACTTGGTACATAAAGTATATGTACGAAGGAATACTCGTCAATTTTTGCTGAAGTAAGCCAAGAGACCCACCAAGGGTGCATTGACGTAAGTGGTGGGTTCGGTTTGGTTCGGCCAATATCTCGAGTCCACGAAGTTATCGGTTCCATCGTTCGGCCCGCCGACGACCGCTCCGATAAGCAAGTTGGGGTTGGATTCGTTGCTGTCGAAGTAGGGCGTTCCGTCTCCACACAACAGATGCTGCGGGTGCTGATCCATCGAGGGAAGAGTCGATCCTCTGTGGTGTATCTTTTGAGGAAACTTTGTGCCGTACCCCACCATATACGACATGTTGAATGGGTTTTGTCCGAGGAGATAGTTCACCTGTACCAACAAAATCTATTATTACTTCACAAACTTAGATCCATAATTAATAACCATAGATCACGATGAAAACCCAAACAATAAAACAAATCCAAGAATAGATATGATGGGATTTGGATACGAATGACTACCTGACTTCTGGCGACGTCTATGAGAGCTGAGGGCGGATACTGAGAGCCGCCACAGGTGAGAGTTCGCGAGACGTTCGTGAGATACCGAGCATacaggaggagaagaaaagagaaaccCGTCACGTCTTGCATGTTGCACCCTGGCGTCGCGTAGATGAGACCCCCTGCCATGATCATACTGCATGGGTTACTTACTACGCACGAAACTTGTGTGCAATAATACCATGTACATGTATGTATTCCTTCAAACATCGAGTAGAGGAGTCTCCTGTTACAAATATTAAGATTGATCTTGCTAtctagaaagaaaaagaattctCGTTATATATGCTGAAAGGACGATGCATTTCCACTTCAAAGCTCCGGAAGTATATGCTACGAAATGGTCCTTCTCAGTGCTAATGAATTAGTGAGATCATGAACAGTTGTCCAGAGGAGAATTGCAAACCCGGAGTGTATTTGATGTAGTTGGAGTGAGATTGTGGCATCATTGCACATGCAAACTCCTCGACCGGTCTACCGTACTCACTATCAGTCTGCAACAAAAAGAATCAATCACTGTAATGTATCAACAATAAATCTACTCTTAGATGcacttcttcctccttcctttttatttatgaGAGTTATATCTAATCGTTCATGTTAAAAATCACATAACCTTTTCATCTTATCTGAATAATCTTCTTTTGCGCATGTTATTTTAGGACACAGAACATAGATTACAAGTCTCCGCATCTATGCGTTCATGTTAGTCAAAATTGGAAATAGCGATATATAGATCATCCATTTATATGCTAAGTTTGACTGCCTAATATAACCCAATATTCACTCACCGAGAACATTCTCATAGACTTATATCTCTAACGCACATGGTTAAAAATGCCACATATCATTTGTGATTATGAAAGATACATTAGTTACTATTTAAGCTACCACTTGTCCTTAATCGCCGTGTTTATTTCCATTTTAAATGTTATTTTCTACATAATCCTATTGCTTCTCAACTTGCATGAGCATGCATTGTATTCTCATTGTTCAAGGATCGTGATAGTGAAAACCTTATGCTGAAGGAAGAGAAGCAGGTAGTTTCCGGCATTCTTAGCATCCCATCCGAATTCCAAGTCGGAGACATTTTCCTCGAGCTCCATCTGCTTAATGCCATGGATGATATGGCTCTGATACAGTGTGCTAATGGTAGCTCTGTTCAGCCATGCTGCTCCCCACACCAGCTCATCCTGAGAACCCAGTAGAGTTGACACTGTCAGATCTCCAAACCCTAATGCATTTACCACCGAGTCTTTTGGAGTAGCTAACCTGATAGCCATTGTAATCGCAGTAGAAGGGACACACCGCATTGCCAAGGCTATTGTACGAACCCTGGTATGTGTTACCGAAATCGTAGACCTGCACCAAGAACGATCACGTAAATCTGCAGTTAAGCATCCATCCACCTGGTTCAGTATCATCTCTGTGATGGAGGAACCAAGATTGATGTGTTACCGCCTGTGCTCTTGACAGAAGGGTGGCGGCATAGGCAGGATCGGATGATCTGAAAACGATGGAGGCGGCCGCCAGTGCAGCGGCGGTCTCGCCGGCGACCTCGGAGCCCGGGTGGGTTTGGTTAACTTGGTAGACTGGCCGAGGGGTGTCCATGTCATCGGGCCTCTCCCAGCAGTTGTGGTCGCTGTCAGGGTCGCCTACTTGGACGAAGATCCTGTTGGGTTGGGCGGTGGCTTTAAGCAAGTAGTCCGTAAGCCATCGCAAGGCCTCATGAGCGTGTACCAACTCCGGTCCCAACTCCGCCGAGAACTCGATGATGCTCCACGCCAACATGGTGCCTGTAAACGCCATGGGTAAGCCAAACTTCACGTTGTCGCCGGCGTCGTAGTACCCGCCCACCAGATCAACCTGTCATCAAGGGAAATGCATTCATGGAGTTCAGATCATAACGAAGACTCGCTTCAATGCTGCGAACAACGATCTTCTTCCACAAAGAACGCAGAAGACAAACACCATAGGAGACAATGAATCCATACACCAGCCTCGTGACCATCGGTTAAAGCTGAGTCCTTTCTCCAGGTGAGCCTTTGCGTGGGTGGAAGCTTTCCGGATCGCTGCCCTTCGTAGAACAGCAAGCACTTGGTGAGTGCGTCTGCGTAGTTGGGGGGTGGCCATCCGCCTGCGGTGGCAGATGGCATCCTCACCGCCACCAACATCAAGAACACACAACAAAACCCTACTCTCATCGTTGCCATCTCACGAGCGATCGTATTCCTCCTCGACTGTGTAGGCTTCCCACTTAATTAGCATATTTATTGAGAGGAATCAGATAAATGACACATTATTGGGCATCAGGTGATCACATATAGAAACAGACACATTATTACAACGGTATCATTGCGACATTTGGAATGTGTTTCGTAGATTCTCCAACATTCACGTTTTACCATTCATGACAAGAATGCAAGATTCTTGTATTGACTGCGGTGAGATTTTTCCGTTTATACTGGATACGTGCATGTTTCTTGGTCCAATTTGGAAGTGTTGACTGCGGTGAACTATCAGAGGCAAGGAGGATCTAAATATGGCGGCCAGCGAACTCAATTAGAGAACTTGCCCATCATAAACCTCACTAACTATAATTCCCTTTATGAGACAGGATCGGTCTCGTAGAAAAATGAGTCATGATCACCGGTACCATTGCAGATATCAAACACATTACTGGAACATTTCTACAAGTTACATTGGGACTGCACGACTACCTGCTACTTTAGATCTCCATGCAGAAGAGTTGTTCCAAGAATCTAATCGTTCCAATTTTTAATCAGACAAATGCATGCCTCATAAAGCATTTTATTATCTGATGTCATTTTATTTGTCTATGCAATCATTTACAGTTACTaactatacattttttttttttcatttttgagaATTCCAGCAAGAATATGATCTGATATTTTGTGTAATTTCTAAAATGTGAATATAATCATATTTGAATGTCTAAAAATTAATGTGTCTTCAAAGTACAGTTAAGGTTTGATGATAAATTTGCCCAAGGGAAacaattgtcaaaaagaaaaatacgaAGCTTTTTAGTGTGTTTGCCAAAAAGTTTGGCATCTCAGtacatttattcttttttttattcctcttttttattttattttttccttcttatatttttttacttttatattccTAGTAATGCTCGATTAACATGCAATAGGCATATTATCAAGAAATTTCAAAGCAAATACAAAATATTATGTTATAGGGAATAAAAGTGAAGGAATTGCTTTCttggaactatatatatatatatatatatatatatatatatatatatattgctcaatctttttaataataataataatactaatttcttttaattttataataataatagtaataataaagcCATAAGTCTTAACTATTTGTGATTAGCTATATAGATTTTTTATTACCATTGAAatatgtaaaaaatcatatgttcaaaatacttatatatttatgtatagttTTTATTAATGTCCTTTTATATTTGTTTCTATCTTTCCTCCTACTACTAATGTTAATTATTTCACATCTTCTACTACCGCATTTGGAGATCTCCTCAGCATATGTCTATactatcttaaatgattttctatCCTCTATTAAATCATAGTCATTACTTTATAGGATTAGTAGACCATGTCCACATCTTCAATTAGAACGAGGAGATTGATGGACTTCTAAGTGAGAATACTAAGTTAAAAGGAGATGACCAACCTATAGGTCATCTCTTAATTAGAGAGGTATGTGGTCGAGCTCGACGGCAATCTCACCAAAGAGGAACAGGTCAAGCAACTCTACTGAACCGACCCTTCATGGGCGATGGATCTGAAGATGGTGTGGGGCAGTACCATGCTACGGAGGACAAGTTGCTCCAACACCAAGTGGTAATAAAGGAGCTAAAGGAGTAGCTTAAGGACTGGGATCGATAGGTTTGGGAGCGAGATATTCCGGTCATCAAGTTGGTCGAGCAACTCGTGTTCGAGGTAGCTCTACTACTAAAGAGAGAGGCTAAAATAGTTGAGAGCATGCTTCGATTGCGAGAGGCAACCTTCAAGTATGAGTGAC belongs to Musa acuminata AAA Group cultivar baxijiao chromosome BXJ1-11, Cavendish_Baxijiao_AAA, whole genome shotgun sequence and includes:
- the LOC135596378 gene encoding endoglucanase 8-like, which encodes MAGTRVRFCLALLMLVASMAAWMMPSAVAGSRPPPNYADALRKCLLFYEGQRSGKLPPTQRVTWRKDSGLKDGQDAGVDLVGGYYDAGDNVKFGFPLAFTGTVLAWSIVEFSAELGPELFHAHEALRWLTDYLLKATTKPNRIFVQSGEPYSDHSCWQRPEDMDTPRPSFQVNDTHPGSEVAGETAAALAAASIAFRSSDPAYANTLLSRAKQVYDFAYRYQGSYANSIGQWVCPFYCDFSGYEDELVWGAAWLNRATNSSDYTKHIIHGIRKIQTQAKPRVNGYDSQFSWDNKDAGNYILLLLMQKTDDDYSKYAQNFACSLLPQSPYKSTEYTPGGLIHRASMANTQAVTAVSFLLLVYGRHLSNVKGTVTCGNSQFPPSALIDLARSQVDYILGDNPLHMSYMVGYGNKFPQRIHHRAASVPSVDQHPQHLYCKDGTPYYVTNAPNPNLLVGAIAGGPNDGTDNYLDYRPWSNQSEPATYVNAPFVGLLAYFSRYR
- the LOC135596379 gene encoding endoglucanase 8-like, whose protein sequence is MATMRVGFCCVFLMLVAVRMPSATAGGWPPPNYADALTKCLLFYEGQRSGKLPPTQRLTWRKDSALTDGHEAGVDLVGGYYDAGDNVKFGLPMAFTGTMLAWSIIEFSAELGPELVHAHEALRWLTDYLLKATAQPNRIFVQVGDPDSDHNCWERPDDMDTPRPVYQVNQTHPGSEVAGETAAALAAASIVFRSSDPAYAATLLSRAQAVYDFGNTYQGSYNSLGNAVCPFYCDYNGYQDELVWGAAWLNRATISTLYQSHIIHGIKQMELEENVSDLEFGWDAKNAGNYLLLFLQHKTDSEYGRPVEEFACAMMPQSHSNYIKYTPGGLIYATPGCNMQDVTGFSFLLLLYARYLTNVSRTLTCGGSQYPPSALIDVARSQVNYLLGQNPFNMSYMVGYGTKFPQKIHHRGSTLPSMDQHPQHLLCGDGTPYFDSNESNPNLLIGAVVGGPNDGTDNFVDSRYWPNQTEPTTYVNAPLVGLLAYFSKN